DNA sequence from the Acidobacteriota bacterium genome:
GGTTTCCAGCGGCTCCAGCACCAGCACCGCCGCGCCCTCGCCGGGGATCATTCCCCGGCGCTCGCGGTCGAAGGGCTGGCAGCGCTCCGGTGCGATGGCCCCCAGGCGCGCGAAGCCGGTGAAGGTGATGCGCGAGAACGAGTCGGCGCCGCCAGCGAGCATGCGCTCCGCACGACCGCTGCGCAGCACGTCCACCGCTTGGGCTACAGCGTAGTTGCCGGCGGCACAGGCGGCCGGGATCATCATGTTGAAGCCCCCGAGCCCTAGCTCGCCAGCGACGTGGCCAGCGATGACGTGGCAGGGATAGCGGTCCATGAACTCCCGTCCCACCTGGTCCAGCTCACCGGCGACGTGGCGGTCGTTGAAGCGCTCGACCTCCTGGGGCTCGCCGGAGGTGGTGCCCATCACCACGCCGGTGCGGGGGAGGTCCAGCTCGTCCTCCGTCAGCCCGGCGTCGGCGAGGGCCTGGCGGGCCGCTGACGCCGCCATCAGGGAGGCGCGACCGGTTTCTCCGATGGGCGTGCGGCGGATGTGGTGCCGGGGCTCGAAGTCCGGGACCTCCCCGCCCTGATGCACGTTGTAGCCGCTGGTGTCGAAGGAGCGCACCGGCCCGGTGCCGGTGCGGCCCTCCAGCAGCCGGGACCAGACCTCGTCCCGGCCGCTCCCCAGGGGCGTCACCCAGCCGATGCCGGTGACGACAACGCTGGTGTCGGGGTTTGGCGTCATAGCCTCAGGCCTCGACCGCGGTCTTCTGCTGCTGGCTGACCACCAGGTTGACGGTGTCCTGCACCGTCTGAAGCTCCTGCATCCGTTCTTCCGGCAGCCCCAGCTTGAACTCGTAGTCGACGTCCACCCCGACTTCCATCAACGAGAGGGAGTCGAGGTCCAGATCTTCGCGGAACGAAGCATCGTCGGCGATCTCCTCGACAGGGATGCTGGTGATGTTGGAAATGATCTCTTTGACGCGGGCTCGAATCTTAACGACATCCATGGCCTCAATACCTCCTGGCAATAACAAGTGTCGACAATCCACAAGTCTAATCGACCTTCGCCGCTCCTGACCTAGGACTGTCCTCCATCTCTTCGGCGCCGCCGGGATCGCCGGCGGCTTCGGGTTAGCTAGGTGTGGAATGAGCGAAGATCATGCCAAGTCTACTACTTCGGAGATGGGAGCAAGTCTTTCGGAATACGCGGCTTACGGTCTTAAGAAAAGATTGCAAGCTGCTCTATGAGAGGCACTTGCAGTCACTTCGCCGAGGGCTTTTAAATGCCTTCATGGAGCCCTGAAGAGGAGGCCGGGTAGCGGAAAGCGCGGCCCCAGGGGGTGTTTTGGGGATCGGTGCCAACGATATGGGCGGTAGCGGCCTCCGGCTCAGGGGCCTGGGCACGGGCTCCGCCGGCGCGGTGCCAACAATGTGGGCGCCTCGGCGGCTGGGTGGGTGAAATACAGCATCGAGGAAGCCCGTTTCTCGTGTGACAGCGAGGTTACGAGCAAAAAAGTCGCGCTTTTCACGGAAGATCGACCTTTTCGAGACTCTCGGGGGGGCGAATCTCGGCCCGTTTCAGACCACTCGCGTCTTCCAAGTGCCGCGGCGGAAGAGCACCAGGGCGATGACGGCGGCGATGGAGTAGCTGACGGCGACGGCGGCGAAGACCCCGTCGACCCCCATGGGGGTGTAGTGGGCCAGTGCGTAGGCCATGGGGATCTGGCAGATCCAGAACGAGAAGAGGTTGATGTAGGTGGGGGTGGTGGTGTCGCCGGCGCCGTTGAAGCTCTGCACCAGGACCATTTCCCAGGCGTAGAAAAGGTAGCCGTAGGCGACGATGCGCAGGCAGGAAGCGCCGATGTCCAGAACCTCCGGCTGGTCGGTGAAGAGGGCGATGAGGGGGCGCGGGAAGGCGATGAAGGCCACCGACACCAGGCCCAGGAAGACCATGTTGTAGAGGCCGCTGACCCACACCGCCCGGGCCGCCCGATCCGGTTTGCCGGCGCCCAGGCATTGGCCCACCAGGGTGGCGGCGGCATTGCCCAGACCCCAGGAGGGGAGCAGGGCGAAGACGATCAGCCGCAGCCCGATGGTGTAACCGGCGAGGGCGGCGCTGCCGAAGGTGGCGGTGATGCGCACCAGGGCGATCCAGCTGGCGGTGGCCACCAGGTACTGGCCGATGCCGCCGATGGAGAGGCGCAGCAGGCGCAGCATGACGTCCCCCTGCCAGCGCAGCTGGGCGGCAGTGATGCGCACCCGGCCGACGCCCCGGTGCAGGACCCGCAGCTGGTAGAGGACGCCGATGCCGCGGCCGGTGGCGGTGGCGATGGCGGCGCCGGTGAGGCCGAGCTCCGGGAAGGGGCCCAAGCCGAAGATCAGGCACGGGTCCAGGACCAGGTTGATGGCGTTGGCCAGCCACAGGGCGCGCATGGCGCTGGTGGCGTCGCCGGCGCCGCGGAAGACGGCGTTGTTGAGGAAGAGGAGAAAGATGACGGCGTTGGAGCCCAGCATGATGCGGGTGTACATCGTGCCCTGGGCCAGCACCGCGTCGGAGGCTCCCATCAGCCGCAGCAGGTCCGGCGCGTAGATCGCCCCCGGTAGCCCCAGCCCCAGCGCCGCCACCAGGGCCACGAACCACCCCTGGACCGCCGCCACCGCCGCCTCCTCGGGGCGCTTCTCGCCGATGCGGCGGGCGACCATGGCGGCGGCGGGCATGCTCAGGCCCACCGCCAACGAATAGATCACCGTCAGCAGGGACTCGGTGAGGCCGACGGTGGCCACCGCCTCCGCCCCCAGGCGGCCGACGAAGAAGATGTCGGCGACGGCGAAGATCGACTCCATCACCATCTCCAGCACCATGGGGATGGCCAGCAGGGTGATGGCGCGGCTCAGGCTGCCCTCGGTGTAGTCTTCGTCGGTGCCCCGCAGCGCTTCGAGGATGGCCGCCAGGGGGCCCCGCCGGCGCACCGTCGGGACGGCGGCGGTGGCTGTCGCTTCAGTGATCGCTTCAGGGGGTGCTTCGGGGGAGGCTTGCGGGGAGTCGAAGCCCTCGGGAGAGTCGTCTGCGCTGGGCTGCTCAGGTTTCACGCCGGTTCTCCCGGCTCGTCCACCGCCGGAGGGTGGCGAGCAATCCGAGGCGAGGCAGACGGCGCCACCAACGATAGGCGCCGGTGGCCTTCAGGCGCAGCTCGAAATCGCTGTCGCCGGGGCGGATGACGAAGCGCGGCAGGGCCAGCAGCCGGTCTCGGTGGGTCCCTTCCCGAATTCCTACGGCAGCGCGGTAGCCGGCGTCGCGGACCGCTGCCGCCGCCGCCTCGTCGAGATGGCCGTAGGGGTAGCAAAAGCTCGTGACCCGCCGGCCGGTGATTTCCTCCAGCCGCTCCTTGGCCGCGGTCAGCTCGTGGTCCAGCCGGTGGGCGGATGCGCCCCGCAGGTCGATGTGATCGTGCCCGTGGCAGGCCACTTCCACTCCTTCCCGGGCGAGGGCGGCGAAGGCCTCGGCGTCCAGCAGATCCTCCCTCCGCTCCCGCTCCGCGGGGTCTTCCGTCTCCAGATCCCAGGCGTTGGTGCCCCCCAGCTGGCCGGCGACGGCGAAGAGGGTGGCGGTCATGCCGCGGCTCTGCAGCTCGGGCCAGGCGTGCTCGGCGAAGCAGCGGCATCCGTCGTCGAAGGTCAGCACCACCGGCCGACGAGGCAGCTCAGCGCCGGTGCTCCAGCGCTCCACCGCATCCCCCAAGGTGAGGGTGGCGTAGCCCCACTCCCGGAGACGGTCCAGATGCTCGGCGAAGCGTTTGCGGGGCACATAGCTGTCGCCGTGGAGGGGCTCGGGCTCGAGGGGCAGGGGCTCCACGTGGTGATACATGAAGACGGGAATGGGGAAAGGGCGGCTCATGGCTGCGCGGCCCTCCCGCCGGATTCCCTACCTCGGGCTAGCTCCTCCAACAGCGCCGCGTAGGCGCCGGCGGTGGTGGCGAAGGAGAATTCCTCCGCCCGCCGCCGGGGGCGCTGCCCCCAATCCTCTGCCAGAACCCCTTCCAGGGCCCGGGCGTAGCGGTCCGAATCCTCCACCGGGCACACCTCCCCAACGTTCCCCAGCACCGAGCGGCGCACGGCGTCGTCGGTGGCGACGCAGGGAATGCCGCAGGCCATGGCCTCCAGATAGACCAGCCCGAAGGCCTCGGTGAGGGAGGGGAGGGTGAAGGCGTCGGCGGCGGCGTACCAGGCGGGCATCTCCTCTCGGGGGACGCTCGTTCGGTGATATCGACCCTCGCCCAGCAGGGCCCTCGCGTGGCGGTCCAGCTCCGACGC
Encoded proteins:
- a CDS encoding acyl carrier protein translates to MDVVKIRARVKEIISNITSIPVEEIADDASFREDLDLDSLSLMEVGVDVDYEFKLGLPEERMQELQTVQDTVNLVVSQQQKTAVEA
- a CDS encoding MATE family efflux transporter, whose translation is MKPEQPSADDSPEGFDSPQASPEAPPEAITEATATAAVPTVRRRGPLAAILEALRGTDEDYTEGSLSRAITLLAIPMVLEMVMESIFAVADIFFVGRLGAEAVATVGLTESLLTVIYSLAVGLSMPAAAMVARRIGEKRPEEAAVAAVQGWFVALVAALGLGLPGAIYAPDLLRLMGASDAVLAQGTMYTRIMLGSNAVIFLLFLNNAVFRGAGDATSAMRALWLANAINLVLDPCLIFGLGPFPELGLTGAAIATATGRGIGVLYQLRVLHRGVGRVRITAAQLRWQGDVMLRLLRLSIGGIGQYLVATASWIALVRITATFGSAALAGYTIGLRLIVFALLPSWGLGNAAATLVGQCLGAGKPDRAARAVWVSGLYNMVFLGLVSVAFIAFPRPLIALFTDQPEVLDIGASCLRIVAYGYLFYAWEMVLVQSFNGAGDTTTPTYINLFSFWICQIPMAYALAHYTPMGVDGVFAAVAVSYSIAAVIALVLFRRGTWKTRVV
- a CDS encoding beta-ketoacyl-[acyl-carrier-protein] synthase family protein, translating into MTPNPDTSVVVTGIGWVTPLGSGRDEVWSRLLEGRTGTGPVRSFDTSGYNVHQGGEVPDFEPRHHIRRTPIGETGRASLMAASAARQALADAGLTEDELDLPRTGVVMGTTSGEPQEVERFNDRHVAGELDQVGREFMDRYPCHVIAGHVAGELGLGGFNMMIPAACAAGNYAVAQAVDVLRSGRAERMLAGGADSFSRITFTGFARLGAIAPERCQPFDRERRGMIPGEGAAVLVLEPLETARRRGARIYAEVAGYGLSCDAHHMTAAHPEGAGAARAMERALAASGTAPEEVSYISAHGTGTPTNDRLESKAVHRLFGDHARRIPMSSIKSMLGHTMGAASAIEAAVCSLAVHTGQIPPTANFENPDPECDVDCVPNEGRELPVRVAMNNAYAFGGNNASVIFRQVPS
- a CDS encoding polysaccharide deacetylase family protein, coding for MSRPFPIPVFMYHHVEPLPLEPEPLHGDSYVPRKRFAEHLDRLREWGYATLTLGDAVERWSTGAELPRRPVVLTFDDGCRCFAEHAWPELQSRGMTATLFAVAGQLGGTNAWDLETEDPAERERREDLLDAEAFAALAREGVEVACHGHDHIDLRGASAHRLDHELTAAKERLEEITGRRVTSFCYPYGHLDEAAAAAVRDAGYRAAVGIREGTHRDRLLALPRFVIRPGDSDFELRLKATGAYRWWRRLPRLGLLATLRRWTSRENRRET